The DNA region CGCGCCCGACGCGTGGTTCCTGAGCACCAGCGACTCGGACATCGACCGCCCATGGTAGCCGCGCCCATGGACCAGCGAGTGGCGCGGGCGGGGACACCGGCCGGCGGCCGCGGTGTCCTGATCGTCACGACGAACTTCCCCCCCGATCGACGCGCGGGCACTCACCGCCTCCTGCGCTTCGCGCGGAACCTCGACGCACTCGGCTGGCGCGTCGTGGTCCTCACGATGGATCCGCGGTCGTATCGCCCCGGAGTGCCCGTGGACGACCGCCTGCTGCGGGAGATCCCCGCATCGGTCGTGGTGGGACGCACGCGCGTGCCGTGGCGCGCCGAGGCGCCTCCCGCGCCGTCCGCAGGCACGGCGGCGGGCGCCCCGACCACCGCGCCGGCGAGGGCGTCTCGGCCGCGCGGGAGGGTCGAGCGCACCATCCGCAAGTTCTGGCAGGACCTGACCACCACGCCCGACCCGGAGCTGGCCTGGTGGCTGCCCACGGTGCCTGAGGGCGCGGCGCTCGCTCGGGCACACCGCCTCGACGTGATCCTGTCGTCGGCGCCGCCGTTCACCCCGCACCTGGCGGCTGCGGAGATCGCGCGGCGCACGAAGCTGCCCTGGGTCGCCGACTTCCGGGACCCGTGGTCACGCGCGCCATGGGTGCTCGACCAGCGCACCCGCGGGTGGACCGGGTGGGTCCACCAGCGGCTCGAGCGCATGACCATCGGCCGCGCGTCGCGCGTGGTGCTCAACACGCGGCCCATGCAACAGGACTTCATGGCGCACTATCCGCCGGCCATGGCGTCCAAGTTCCTCACGATTCCGAACGGCTTCGACAGCGAGGCCCTCGAGCGTGGGCTGCGGCCCGTGGCGCGGACGGCTCCGGCCTCGACGCTGGTCCTGTGCCACACCGGCAATCTGTACCAGGCGCGCGATCCCCGGCCGTTGTTGCGGGCCCTGGCCACGGTGCTGACCGACGGCTCGATGCCCGCCGATGCCTTCCGCCTGCAGTTGGTCGGCGGCGCCGGCGGCGAGTTCGATACGGCCAACGAGGTGGCGCGGCTCGGCATCGCGCACGCCGTGGAGTTCGTGCCGCCCGTGTCGCACGGCGAGAGCCTCGGATACCTCCGGGCCGCCGACGTCCTGCTCGTCGTGCAGCCCGACACGGCCGTGCAGGTGCCGGTGAAGCTTTACGAGTATCTGTGGGCCCGCAAGCCGATTCTCGCGATGGCCTCAGCCGGCGCCGTCGCCGACCTCGTCACCGACGGGAAGGTCGGCATCGTCGTCGCCGCCGACGACGATCGCGCGATTGCGGAGGCGCTCCGCGAATTCCAGCGTCGCCGCGCGACGCTGGGGGCCGACTACGTGGCGCCGGCTGCCTTCCTGGAGCAGCTCGAGGGCAC from Luteitalea sp. TBR-22 includes:
- a CDS encoding glycosyltransferase family 4 protein, which gives rise to MVAAPMDQRVARAGTPAGGRGVLIVTTNFPPDRRAGTHRLLRFARNLDALGWRVVVLTMDPRSYRPGVPVDDRLLREIPASVVVGRTRVPWRAEAPPAPSAGTAAGAPTTAPARASRPRGRVERTIRKFWQDLTTTPDPELAWWLPTVPEGAALARAHRLDVILSSAPPFTPHLAAAEIARRTKLPWVADFRDPWSRAPWVLDQRTRGWTGWVHQRLERMTIGRASRVVLNTRPMQQDFMAHYPPAMASKFLTIPNGFDSEALERGLRPVARTAPASTLVLCHTGNLYQARDPRPLLRALATVLTDGSMPADAFRLQLVGGAGGEFDTANEVARLGIAHAVEFVPPVSHGESLGYLRAADVLLVVQPDTAVQVPVKLYEYLWARKPILAMASAGAVADLVTDGKVGIVVAADDDRAIAEALREFQRRRATLGADYVAPAAFLEQLEGTTLTRRLHDVLMDLTA